Proteins encoded together in one Candidatus Sulfotelmatobacter sp. window:
- a CDS encoding gluconeogenesis factor YvcK family protein, with amino-acid sequence MSARLRRSLTLARWLLPGLGVKRWLLLAVIGTALFVNGISRYLTDQGQTLRVNELVDSLVAEFFAPVYLSYVFIGVGALLAAFGIWRWLTAIVSAVTPQGSNRILDAVMQRRLQQGYRIVVVGGGTGLSTMLRGLKKVTTNLTAVVTVTDDGGSSGRLQKELGVLPPGDIRNCLVALADDEALVTELFRYRFAEGEGLSGHSFGNLFLAAMTGITGNFDEAIKVSSRVLNVKGRVLPSTLAAARLCAQLDDGTIVEGESQISSAGGSIARVFLDPPFAKPLEDVVSAIREADAIVLGPGSLYTSIMPNLLVDRVAREIEASNAVKIYVCNVMTQPGETDGYTAADHVRALTQGSDAKLCDVAIVNDELPRKLRDAYAVEGQLPVRVDEDALRALGVRVVKADVISETLTVRHDPDRLAAVVMAVIDEAVAARASYVRFRPNSGGTAAGPATA; translated from the coding sequence ATGAGCGCGCGGCTGCGGCGCTCGCTCACGCTGGCGCGCTGGCTGCTGCCGGGGCTGGGCGTGAAACGGTGGCTGCTGCTGGCGGTGATCGGCACCGCCTTGTTCGTCAACGGCATCTCACGCTACCTGACCGATCAGGGACAAACGCTGCGCGTCAACGAGCTGGTCGATTCGCTGGTCGCCGAGTTCTTCGCCCCGGTCTACCTCTCGTACGTCTTCATCGGCGTCGGTGCGCTGTTGGCGGCGTTCGGGATTTGGCGCTGGCTGACCGCGATCGTCAGCGCGGTGACGCCGCAAGGCTCGAACCGCATCCTGGACGCGGTCATGCAGCGCCGCTTGCAGCAGGGTTACCGCATCGTCGTCGTCGGCGGTGGCACCGGCCTCTCGACGATGCTGCGCGGCCTCAAGAAAGTCACCACGAACTTGACCGCGGTCGTCACCGTCACCGACGACGGCGGCTCCTCGGGGCGGCTGCAAAAAGAGTTGGGCGTGCTGCCGCCGGGCGACATCCGCAACTGCCTGGTCGCGCTCGCCGACGACGAAGCGCTGGTCACCGAGCTGTTCCGCTACCGCTTCGCCGAAGGCGAAGGCCTGAGCGGTCACTCGTTCGGGAACCTGTTCCTGGCCGCGATGACCGGCATCACCGGCAACTTCGACGAGGCGATCAAGGTCTCGAGCCGCGTGCTCAACGTCAAGGGCCGCGTGTTGCCCTCGACGCTCGCGGCGGCGCGCCTGTGCGCGCAGCTCGACGACGGCACCATCGTCGAAGGCGAGTCGCAGATCTCGTCGGCCGGCGGTTCGATCGCGCGCGTCTTCCTCGATCCGCCGTTCGCCAAGCCGCTCGAGGACGTCGTCTCGGCGATTCGCGAGGCCGACGCGATCGTGCTCGGGCCCGGGTCGCTGTATACCTCGATCATGCCGAACCTGCTGGTCGACCGGGTCGCGCGCGAGATCGAAGCGTCCAACGCGGTGAAGATCTACGTCTGCAACGTCATGACGCAGCCGGGTGAAACCGACGGCTACACCGCGGCCGACCACGTGCGGGCGTTGACGCAAGGTTCGGACGCGAAGCTGTGCGACGTCGCGATCGTCAACGATGAGCTGCCGCGCAAGCTGCGCGACGCCTACGCCGTCGAAGGACAGCTGCCGGTGCGGGTCGACGAGGACGCGCTGCGCGCGCTCGGCGTGCGGGTGGTCAAGGCCGACGTGATCAGCGAGACGTTGACGGTCCGCCACGACCCCGACCGCTTGGCCGCCGTCGTCATGGCGGTCATCGACGAGGCGGTCGCGGCCCGTGCCTCGTACGTGCGCTTCCGCCCCAACAGCGGCGGCACCGCGGCCGGGCCCGCCACCGCCTAG